One Betaproteobacteria bacterium genomic window, AGCGCACCCCGCGGGGCGCTCGCGCTCGCCAGCGCCAGCACCACCGCGCTGTAGACGAGACCGCACGGCAGGAAACCCCAGAGCAGGCCGGCGACGACCGCACTTTGCAGCGTGCGGATCGGCAGCACCCGGGCGAGCAACGGCTGAATCCGCCGCCACGGCGCGCGCCCCACACGTTCCAGTTCCGCGAACCTTGGGAACAGGCCGCCGAGGTACAGCCCCATGGCGAGCAGTACGACACTGGATGCGCCGAACAGGATCTTCTGCATCGGCAGCACATCCGCGAAGAGCAAGGTGCCGGCGCCCAGCGCTCCCGCCGCCGCGCCCAACCCGACATAGGTCGCGACACGCCCGAGGTTGCACGCGAGCTGCACCACCAGCGGGCTGCGATCGCCCGGCAGCCCGAGCGCGAACGCGCCGACCAGGCCCCCGCACATGCCGGCGCAATGCACCCCGCCGAGCAGGCCGGCCAGGAAGGGTGGCAGCAGGTCAGCTGCCGGCATGCCCCAGGTCGGACACCCGCTGCCGCAGCCGCCACAACAGCAGCAACCCCGGAAGGGCAACGAGAAACGTGCAGAAGAAAAACCAGACCCAGCCGACGGCGTCGACCAGCAGCCCGGACGGTGGTCCGACGAACACGCGACCGATCGCTGCCAGCGCGGACAGCAGCGCGAACTGCGTGGCGGAGAAGCGCTGGTCGCACAGCGCCATGAGCAGGGCGACGAAGGCCGCCGTTCCCATGCCGCCGGCGATGTTCTCGACAGCCACGGCGACGACCATCAGCGGATAGCTCTTGCCGGCCCACGCCAGCACCATGAAGGCGAGATTCGACACCGCCTGCAGGATGCCGAAGAGGAGCAGGGCACGGTACAGCCCGAGGCGGACCATCAGGCCGCCGCCGAAGAGCGCACCGATGATGGTGGCGAAGAGCCCGAGG contains:
- a CDS encoding sulfite exporter TauE/SafE family protein, whose translation is MPAADLLPPFLAGLLGGVHCAGMCGGLVGAFALGLPGDRSPLVVQLACNLGRVATYVGLGAAAGALGAGTLLFADVLPMQKILFGASSVVLLAMGLYLGGLFPRFAELERVGRAPWRRIQPLLARVLPIRTLQSAVVAGLLWGFLPCGLVYSAVVLALASASAPRGALVMAVFGAGTLPNLLAMGLLAHRLQPFLQDRRVRVAAGVALVAAGVWGLLKLT